From Drosophila nasuta strain 15112-1781.00 chromosome X, ASM2355853v1, whole genome shotgun sequence, one genomic window encodes:
- the LOC132797170 gene encoding LOW QUALITY PROTEIN: uncharacterized protein CG3556 (The sequence of the model RefSeq protein was modified relative to this genomic sequence to represent the inferred CDS: deleted 1 base in 1 codon): MLSLPPSTSLLLLLLIIGCLTLTLPLPTFAENATLSADAVVAADAGVNATSSTAAPSPLANNDYENRTAISSSSSNNNNNSNNNDASDEQSFGSGSNSSLAETTTTTTVTTTNTAAAANLTVEQQQEIASVAAQSPAGSSSNLSNLTVAAAEQDAFGSATPNKGEQEAILRALDWLKEKRASDYGWANDTHVVILAKELSGGRDPNDSADAHLQVIQDLEDTLSVKEMEIEILAMLDRHHTLPKPLNLDKLARYVLALGSLCKDPKHFHGHDLVATLQHHEPAQDIEFALTTLSACSSAAHVRKRQIRRLLDIASGVTDQSVDAIAMVILALRCIVTDHRHRHLQHFVRRPARGLASLQDQRGSFGSLRSTALAMQALQDLEYDPAGHWNRTAASRYILSRQRADGGWSEEPLQDGQEPDIGVGLTADIILALGWKGLGAVRALQCDHVIRESSDPTENGEPKLALPFGLSSSAEESDAKNITYTYTLWVGSNVTEAFSLSLVSPKNTSFFKAMTQAAEMDPRFIFEAREWPNGHYVHTLYGKKEEPRGYHYWLLYRLPELPDPNNTPGNQLIAPVGVDELMVEDGEHYLYWYKKL; this comes from the exons aTGCTCTCACTGCCGCCGTCAACAtcgctgcttttgctgctgcttatcaTCGGCTGTctgacgctgacgctgccgctgccaacATTCGCTGAGAATGCGACGTTGTCTGCCGACGCTGTCGTCGCTGCCGACGCCGGTGTTAACGCAACGTCCAGCACAGCAGCGCCGTCGCCGTTGGCTAATAATGACTATGAGAACCGAACCGCAatcagtagcagcagcagcaacaacaacaacaatagcaacaacaacgatgctAGCGACGAGCAGAGCttcggcagcggcagcaattcGAGCTTAGCGgagacaacaaccacaacaaccgTGACCACAaccaacacagcagcagcagccaacttaacagtggagcagcaacaagaaatcGCCAGCGTTGCAGCGCAGTCGCcagctggcagcagcagcaatctaAGTAACCTAACAGTTGCCGCTGCTGAGCAGGATGCCTTTGGCTCGGCCACGCCCAACAAGGGCGAACAGGAGGCCATATTGCGTGCCCTCGATTGGCTAAAAGAGAAACGTGCCTCGGACTACGGTTGGGCCAACGATACCCATGTCGTCATACTGGCCAAGGAGCTGTCGGGCGGTCGCGATCCCAACGATAGTGCCGATGCACATTTGCAGGTCATCCAGGATCTGGAGGATACGCTCTCCGTCAAGGAGATGGAGATCGAGATACTGGCGATGCTCGATCGCCATCATACGCTGCCCAAGCCGCTCAATCTCGATAAGCTGGCACGCTATGTGCTTGCCTTGGGTTCGCTGTGCAAGGATCCGAAGCATTTCCATGGCCACGACTTGGTTGCCACTCTGCAGCATCATGAACCCGCCCAGGACATTGAGTTCGCCCTGACCACACTCTCCGCCTGCAGCTCGGCGGCGCATGTCCGCAAGCGTCAGATACGCCGACTCCTGGACATTGCCAGCGGTGTGACGGATCAGAGTGTCGATGCCATTGCCATGGTCATCTTGGCGTTGCGTTGCATTGTCACCGATCATCGGCATCGCCATCTGCAGCATTTTGTGCGTCGCCCCGCACGGGGTTTGGCCAGTCTGCAGGATCAACGCGGCAGCTTTGGCTCGTTGCGCAGCACTGCCCTGGCCATGCAAGCTCTCCAGGATCTGGAGTATGATCCGGCTGGGCATTGGAATCGCACGGCCGCCTCGCGTTACATCTTGAGTCGTCAGCGTGCCGATGGCGGTTGGAGCGAGGAGCCGCTTCAGGATGGCCAGGAACCCGATATTGGTGTCGGTCTCACGGCGGACATTATCCTCGCCCTCGGCTGGAAGGGATTGGGCGCTGTCCGTGCCCTGCAATGTGATCATGTCATACGCGAGAGCAGCGATCCCACag AGAATGGTGAACCGAAGCTGGCGTTGCCATTTGGACTCAGTTCATCGGCCGAGGAGTCGGATGCCAAGAATATCACGTACACGTACACTCTGTGGGTCGGCTCCAATGTCACCGAAGCGTTCTCCCTGTCCCTTGTCTCACCAAAGAACACCAGTTTCTTTAAGGCCATGACACAGGCGGCTGAAATGGATCCAAG ATTCATTTTCGAGGCCCGTGAATGGCCCAATGGACACTATGTGCATACGCTCTATGGC AAAAAGGAAGAACCGCGAGG ATATCATTACTGGCTGCTCTACAGATTGCCCGAGTTACCTGATCCGAACAATACGCCTGGGAATCAGCTTATTGCGCCTGTTG GTGTCGATGAGCTAATGGTCGAGGATGGAGAACACTATCTCTATTGGTATAAGAAACTTTAA